One stretch of Ornithinimicrobium ciconiae DNA includes these proteins:
- a CDS encoding RDD family protein — MNTREAGWYDDPQDGDSLRYWDGVTWTEHTSPKQKPGLDQAGAGAAGAAGQGYGQPGQYAGQQGDAGQGQQGDASQGQPGYGQQGHGQGGQYGAPGQQPGGPQGQYGQAPQYGQPGQQANPYGQQQGGWGQPMPGGGYTGLETGPVTPDGQPIASWGMRFLARILDGILIGVVSTLLAMVIMPDFFGDYMDWVMDPGDSLTVPSGLASDLLMYGLMTAVLGIVYEALMLKQFGATVGKMATGLRVRLRDQDGPLSWATSVIRALVWFGPNLLSGFASLSFISGLFGLLNGLWPLWDKNKQSLNDKVAKTNVVKKRR; from the coding sequence ATGAATACACGTGAGGCAGGGTGGTACGACGACCCGCAGGACGGCGACAGCCTGCGCTACTGGGACGGCGTGACGTGGACCGAGCACACCAGCCCCAAGCAGAAGCCTGGTCTGGACCAGGCAGGCGCGGGGGCCGCAGGGGCAGCGGGCCAGGGTTACGGACAGCCGGGGCAGTATGCCGGCCAGCAGGGGGACGCCGGCCAGGGCCAGCAGGGGGACGCTAGCCAGGGCCAGCCGGGCTACGGACAGCAGGGTCATGGGCAGGGGGGTCAGTACGGCGCGCCGGGGCAGCAGCCAGGCGGACCGCAGGGGCAGTACGGACAGGCGCCGCAGTACGGGCAGCCGGGTCAGCAGGCCAACCCCTATGGTCAGCAGCAGGGCGGCTGGGGTCAGCCGATGCCCGGCGGAGGCTACACCGGCCTGGAGACCGGTCCGGTCACCCCGGACGGACAGCCCATCGCCAGCTGGGGCATGCGCTTCCTGGCCCGCATCCTCGACGGCATCCTGATCGGCGTCGTGTCGACGCTGCTCGCCATGGTGATCATGCCGGACTTCTTCGGCGACTACATGGACTGGGTGATGGACCCGGGCGACTCCCTCACCGTGCCCTCAGGCCTCGCCAGCGACCTGCTGATGTATGGCCTCATGACCGCAGTGCTGGGCATCGTCTACGAGGCGCTGATGCTGAAGCAGTTTGGGGCGACCGTGGGCAAGATGGCCACCGGACTGCGGGTGCGACTGCGGGACCAGGATGGTCCGTTGTCCTGGGCGACGTCCGTCATCCGGGCGCTGGTCTGGTTCGGTCCCAACCTGCTGTCGGGCTTTGCGTCGCTCTCGTTCATCTCCGGCCTGTTC